taataaaaatatttatgtattatagtCAATTCTCATGTAGGGTCAGAAAGTGATTTCCAATCAAACATGACTGGACTGACATTTTCTCAGTCTTCAATTACATGACAAATTATAGCTGTGTAGCAGTCACTTCTGGTCAGCATTATCATGACAAATGCTTGATAAGATACAGTTTTTCTCCTTGTTCACTTGTAAAAATTGGTGCCTTTTTGTAATGTTCTACAAGTTCTTCCATGGTGCTGAATTTACGTTGCCCAATGCAGTAGACAGTCTCTTTTAGTTGCACTTTAAAATGCTTGTTTTTCCCTTGTGCTTTTAGTgatacagagaaatcatttggctaaaagagaaaaaaaaacgtAGGGTAAACATTTTGAAAGACCTCTATTAGCATTTTTATATTAGACTAATGATAGTAAGTGCTCAAATTTTAGCTAAGTACTAGGCTCTATGCTAAATTATTTACATAGATTATCTCCTTTACACCTCCAACCccttttagagatgagaaaatcgAGGCCAAGAGAAGCTAAGTTGCTCAAAATCATCCATCTAGTTAACAagaaagccaggattcaaactcaagcAATCAGACTCCAAAGTCTCTTAAATAATATGCTCTAACACCCACAGCAAATCCGTTAAAGTTTAACATCTGAAGCACAACAGCTATCTTCTCTCCTGCCAAACAGCTGGAGAAATACATGAGAAAACATGAGCTGATGTGAGCTGTTGCTATCTTACAGACTAGCCGAGATAATGTTCTGAATTCTCAAAGATGATAGACACTAATGACAGGTCATAAACTCAAATGCCTATAAGGATAAAAAGACATGTAAACAAGTGACAGGGTGGATATATAGAAGGAACAGTACATGGCCAATCTCAAGGAGGTGGCCACTTAGCTGTGATTGTTGCCTTGTAGGAATATGGGCAATGCTGGCAGGCcttccaattttaaaagaagtctgtcatctgaatttttataataaatctccCAGTATTTAAATACTGATAACAAATTTGAGTGCTTAAAAAACATTGCTCAGGTCAAACAAAATATGCCTGTTTGAGACCTTACTTTAAAAGTtctactgcttaaaaaaaattatttaaatgtaaaaaaaattttaaatgtaaataaataaatgaataaaataaacattctacTGCTAAAAATAATGGTGCATTTTGGCCAATATCTATGCTCAATTACTCACCACAAGAAAATAGTGTTCTGCAATCAAACTACTTtcttaggttttttgttttgttttaacctaaCACTTTTCCGAACAGTTTAAAAGTCTCCTTTTATATAGTTACTGACAAAGTGCTTCTTTGGAAACATCCTATACCTATGGTTACTCTTACCACCTGCTCTAAGGTCACTCACTTCCTAATCCCTCTTGCCCACTGTTTGTCCTGGAAAGCAGGGTCTAGTCAGGAAtctaacagaaaacaaatgcCACCACTCTTCCCTATCATTGATCCTGCTCTTCCTCAGGGGTTATGTACAGGCCCCATTTCCTGAACTTCATATCAAGCAGTTCAATTAGCCTcgatttctccttctctcctttcttccctcccttcccacacaccatatgcatgtgtgcgcacacgcacacacacaccagatagGTTTTCTTCTGACTTTCAACCTTCTGCACAATCATGCATTCACtaggttttcttctttcaacCTTCTGCACAATCATGCATTCACTTTTGTACAACTACGTACACAGCAACAGAACCAATACTAATCATTTGAAAAGTGGAAAAGTAGTGGTATCCTTTTAAAACGAAAAATAAAGAccattttaaagggaaatgatATCATCAAATTCTAATATCCtaaacagtaaccaaaagagcCCACATAACTATTAAtcaatttttatggttttatacttttactgtttttctagtattggaaaaaaaatatcttttattccaAATGCATTTCAAATACAGTGAGTATTAAAATAGGCTTTTGAAGTAAATAATTAAAGGATTTCCAACTTCCAatctatgaagaaaattaaatcttaatttttttaatttagggatGTCCTTTACTAAGGATGACCGCACATGCAATATGCagtttaagaaatgttttcccaggggcgcctgggtggcacaggcggttgggcgtctgccttcggctcagggcgtgatccctgcgttctgggatcgagccccacatcaggctcctccgctatgagcctgcttcttcctctcccactccccgcttgtgttccctttctcactggctgtctctatctctgtcaaataaataaataaaatctttaaaaaaaaaaaatttaaaaaaaagaaaagaaatgttttcccaggtggcctgggtggctcagtcagttaagatctgactcctgatttcatctcaggtcatgatctcagggtcatgagatcgagcctgcatcaggctctgcatgatcgtggagcctgcttgagattctctctctctctctctcccactctgccctccccccaactcatgctctcactcaaaaaaaaaaaaaaaagtattttcccaGTTTAGTTCATCGTGTTGTGTTACTCTGAATAAAGAAGCCACAGTtcagttttctccctttttcagTTTAATGCAACAGAAGATAGTTCAGAAATTCAAGACCAACAGAATTAAACAAGGCCAAATAATCCAGTATAGTTATAACTGCTAGggctatattttattcaaaataaatatgactGGAAAGAACACTGACTTTAGGTTCAGAACATCTAAGTTTATGTCCCAGCTTATCATCTGGTTAATTTTAGGGAAGAAACTTAACCTTTCCAatgttctattcattttttaatactcAGAGctctatttccatttatttgaaaaccAACTTACCGAAGATTCACTATCACGAATGAGGAAATCACCTTCATGCCCTCTTTCATTTAATGCCATTTCTGCTTGATGCCTGGTGACTTTCCCATAATACCATGGATTGCCAGCAAACTTTCCAGTGAGTGACGGCCTAATGTAATCACACTGCGGAGGTGATGGTTCCAAACCTGAGGTTAATGGATTATTCTGCATAATGGTAACATAGTTTTTTGGCACCAAACCAACCGTTCCATTGATCTTCCTGCATTTCCACCATTCGGGATCATTTTCAGGCTTTTCAATAACATCCATTACATCTCCTTTCTCAAAATTAAGTTCTTCATCATTGGACGAACTGAATGGGTAAAGAGCCTGTACAACATGCAACACTTGCCCGGTATTTAGGTTATTGACAACTGCTGCTAATTTCTCTGACAGAGAACCCACATGATCACCCAAAGGACTGTCACCTTCCTCAGTTACATAGTTTGAAGGGAACCATCCAACTTGTCCATTGTAGCTACCCCGCCACCACCCATCACTGCATTTCTCCATGACGATCACCTTTGTCCCTTTTATCAATGAtagctcatcctctctctctgccatgtagTTAAATTTCACATAAGCAGGCATGTTGAGGTCATAGAGACGTTCCCCTGGGTCAACAAAGCTATCATCAGCAGGAGATGCAGAATCTGGCacactatgttttcttttcacttttccaaTTCCTGTTCACATAAAAAAGAGTAATAAGAGAATATAAGATAATGATAACCAAAAAACccaatttattcattattaaaaaaaggatctTCACCTCTGTAGTTCTTCAGCCTTTAAACTTAGGTaactaatttctttcttctttttttcctttcttttacatcttcctggcttgtttattttataattggaagtttgtaccttttgacttcCTTCACAAATTCTTTTCATAACCAAACATGTAAATGCAGTTATTGTGTGACAGTTTACCTTCTCATCTTTTCTCTCAAAGGTGTTGAGATAATTCTATAATATAATGACAGTTTTcctaaatttaacaaaatgtcttccaaatgtaaatatagattatttttctcatatatacaATCTAAGTACATAAAGTCCCCTATTCTTGTCTTGCTTTATCAACCTAATTCTGCAACTAGCtgtacagaaataaaacaataaattacaaCTTCTTTGTACCACAAGACTGTAGTTATGTCTGGGTAATCCTTCCATTTGCTTTCTTAGTTCCCAGATCCATGCTGCTCTATTTACctcattatgtttattttaaaataatacatgatttCCTTGTTTGTCTACCCTCACCCTGTTCACATGCAAGCTCCAGAAGAGCAGGgacttttgtttactttgttcACAGATATAACACCAAAGATCTTAGACAGTGCTTAGTACACAGGAGAtgcttaaaatgtatttgttgaaagaaacgAGAAAAGCACCACATGTACCATGATCAGCAGCGAAAACACATGACAAGTAAATGTATGCTACGTAAACTTTCGTCATGTGTTTTCACTGCTGATCATTTCTTAGCACGTGATTTTGTGTTCTGCTTTTACTGAGAAACTGGAGGCATTCCTATATAAAACTTCTTGTACCTTCCTACATTCTCGAAACTCTTTCTTATCACCCTATTTTTCCTCATGCAAGTTTCCAATCTCTGATCCTCCTGGGTTTTTAAGTATCAGCTTTCCTGCCTCTTTTGGGACTCCTAGCCATCCTTGTTTCCCTCCTACTCAGTCCTTTCTACTGTCTAAAAACATACTCAGATCACTTCTATTCCAAAATAAAGTTATTCAATCCTGCTACTCCTTTTGAACTCtaccattctttaaaaagttgcctccattttttccttcaactTCACCATTCACTCACTCCTAACTCTTTATGATCTGGTCCTTTAATCTCTACCATTCTAGCAAACTACTCAATTAAACCATTCTTATAAAAACTATGTCATCTCTTTACTGCTAAATCAGTATCTTTTAgagctttcattcttttcaaactctCTATGCAGCAATCAAGATCATAGattattctgttttctcctttaactCCCCTGAGTCTCCTCTCTTACCTACTGACCTGTTTAAATATTCTTCTGTGCCTCTAAGCTCCTCTAAACCTTGTTATAAAATTGTATCGTActtattttcttgtcttacttCTTTAATATGAGTGAGTTtcctgaagaaagaaaactggatcTTAATACCTTTGTATCTCCTGCACCCACACAACAGGAACAAgtcaatgtttgctgaataaaaagGTGAACAGATTCCTCAATTGACAGTGTTTCCCAAGATATGATGCCTGGACTTCCTTTCTACTTCAaggatattttatacttttattttctataacttCTGTATAGGTTCCAAGGTCTCTTTGCAGGTCTAACCTCTTTCTGGAATTCAAGCACTATGATTCCAACTGTCGCCAGACATCTACAGATTGTACTACTAGCACCTCAAATACAACTCATgtccaaataaaaataacctcACCCATGCCCATAAGTCAACTCCCCGCCTCCCAACTTCCTTACTTGTGGTTAATGATACTGTGAAAAATCCCCACATCAGGGATTTCTGGCAGAGTAGGGAATTCTAGGGCTCCATCCAGCcatcaaaaaacacaaacaaggggcgcctgggtggcacagcggttaagcgtctgccttcggctcagggcgtgatcccagcgttgtgggatcgagccccacatcgggctcctccgcgtGAGCCttcttcgtcctctcccactccccctgcttgtgttccctctctcgctggctgtctctatctctgtcaaataaataaataaaattctttaaaaaaaaaaaacaacaaacaaaaacacaaacaaaaaaaccttacaaaAACTAGAGCAAAGATTAGTGAAAAAAGCTGCTGATTTGTAATAAGAGAATGCTGTAGCATTTTAAATTGCTTGTCTACCATCTCTTATATCCCCAATCAGTAGTGGCTTTGAAGACAGCAACTGGCACTCCTAATGCCAGAGAGAGCAATACAGACCTTATTCTCAAAGAATTGTGACTCTAGGTTTCAACCTATCTGGCAGCCACGTGAAGGACTGGCACAAAAGCTTGCCTTGGTTTCACTGGACCTGGAACATTCTCATTCTTTTAGTGAAATCATTTAACTGATGCAGCAGACTGGGGCAACGGGCAATTGGGACAAAGGACAGACAGAATGAAAACCctgagaaggaaaagacagaacaCCAACTTCAGAAGCCACACATGACAAAGAATATAGACTTTACAAATACATAGCTTAGAACACTCactaaacaagcaaacaacaaccTATAGAAGCAACAAAAACCCTAGGAAGGGGATGGAATCTGACGATAGAAGAATAAACTGTCGACCAAGAATTTTACAcccagcaaaactgtccttcaaaactgaaggagaaattaagacactcctaaaacaaaaactgaaggagtttgTCACACTACATTTGtgctacaagaaatgctaaagaaagtcCTCCacactaaaatgaaaagacacGAAACAGTAACTTGAAGCCATATGAGGAAATAAAGAACAATAGTAAAGGTAGCttcattcataaatataaaaGCCAGTAAAACTGTGTTTTTGGCTTGTAAATCCTCCTTTTTTCCTGTATgatttaagataaaaatgtataaaacaataattttaaatctaGGTTAATGGacacacaatgtataaagatggaactgtagggggtgcctgggtggtgcagtctgttaagtttttggtttcaactcaggtcatgatctcaggatcatgagatcaagtcaggctctgtgctcaactgtggagtctgctttaagaatctctctcctcagggcacctaggtgtctcagttaagtgtctgtctttggctcaggtcatgatatcagggtcctgggatcgagccccacgctgggctctctgttcagcagggagtctgcttctccctttccctgtgtttgtatgcttgctctctctctctctctcaaataaataaaatcttgaaaaaaaaaaaatctctcttctctctctgccctctctctaaaataaaaaaaaaatcttaaaaaaaaaaagatggaactgTAAAAGAGTAGTGTTGTATACCAGCTAAATTTGCATTAATTCAAATTTGATTGTTAGAAAAGTTATTAATTGTAATTCTCAGGGTAATcactaaaaaaactaaaaatatacagaaaagaaatgagaagggaaaatggtacatcagaaaaaaattacaaaagaaggcagtaatAGAAGAATTAATGGGAGAAAAGGCttaagacatacagaaaacaaacagcagaagAGCAAAAGGTCTTCCTTattagtaattactttaaatataagtgaattaggaacacctgggtggctcagtcagttaagtgtatgcctttggctcaggtcatgatccccgggtcctggaattgagtcctgcctcgggcttcttgctcagcagggatcccgcttctccctctgcctgccactccccctgcttgtgcgaaTTCGCActctctgacaaagaaagaaataaaatctttttaaaaagctaagtgaattaaaatactgaaagGGGCAGAGCTtggcagaatggatttaaaaacaagatccaggggcgcctgggtggcacagtggttaagtgtctgccttcggctcagggcgtgatcccagcgttgtgggatcgagccccacatcgggctcctccgcatGAGCCttcttcgtcctctcccactccccctgcttgtgttccctctctcgctggctgtctctatctgtcaaataaataaaatctttaaaaataaataaaaataaaaacaagatccaactcTATGCTATCAATAAGCACTCACTTTAGATCCAGAGATAAACAGGtttgaaagtgaaaggacagaaaaagatatttcatgaaaatggtaaccaaaagagagctgcGGTGGTTGTATTAGTATCAGACAACGTAGTCTTTAAGACACAAGTTGTTACAGGAGACGAGGAAGGacattatatattgataaaagcgtcaatccatcaagaagatataacaattacaaatattatACACACCTAACAAGAGAGCCCCAAgacatataaagcaaaaactgacagaattaaaggaagaaactgacattCTACAATACAATTAGAGACTTTAATACTTTTCAATAATGACAACTAGACAAAAATTTATTAAGGAAATAGAGGACTTGAAAAATACTATAAGACAATTAGACCTAATAGACATATAGAACACTGGtaaacaacagcagaatacacaattTTCTCCAGTGCACACTGAACATATGGTTTATCTCTAAGATAAACCATATGTTCGCCCACAAGACAAGtctaaatacatttaaagagactgaaatcatataaagtattTTCTCTGACCATAGtggaatgaaactaaaaattaacagaaaggaaaactggaaaattcacaaatatatgtaaattaattaacACACTGTTCAAACTggtaggtcaaagaagaaatttcaggtgagattaaaaaatactctgaaacacatgacaatgaaaacacaacataccaaagcCTACAGgctgcagcaaaagcagtgctcagaAGGAAATTTACAGCTCGAAAAGCctataataaaaaaggaattttttttaaaaaaaggaaaattgatctcactcaaatcaataacctaactttacTCTTTAGGGAACTAGAGAAAGATCAAGCTAcacccaaagctagcagaagaaaggaaataaagattataagCAGAGATAAACACAAGAAGAACACAGAAACAACAaagaatcaatgaaactaaaagttggTTTTTGAAAATATCAGCAAAATTGACAAAAGACTCAACTTACTAAAGTAAGAAATTAAGTGGGATATTACTAGAGACCTAACagaaatacaataagaaaaaaagaacagaacactATGAAACTTGTACACTAataaattagataacctagatgaaaagaacaaattgctaaaaagagacaaactcaagaagaaatagaaaatttggacgGACCtataacaagttaaaaaaatgaaacaataaccAAAAACTTTGCAGTAAGGAAAAGTCCAGGACTGGGTAACTTAACTTATGAATTCTAACAAAAATTTCCTTCTCaaatgggagggaggaagcatttcataactcattctatgaggtcagcaataccctgatatcaaaaccagatgaAGATATCACAGGAAAAGTATtaaccaatatcccttatgaataaaGGTTACAAATTCCTCCACAAAACAGTCAATTCTTGCTGTTTATGGTAGTTACATTCAATAAAGTTACCATGAAATACCAGGTTAGGTCCTGCAAGCCTCTGTTCACAACATTTCTGTTAACCAagcaatacataaccttgtttcaCGTGTGTCTCCCTTTAAAGGTACTTTATTTAATATAAGATATTAATTAACAATGAACTCACGGCCAACATCACTGTAACTCATGCCTAAATGAAGCTTACCTAACATGTATTTTTCACATGAGGCAATCACACCTTTCCTGCAATTAGGAATACAAGATAATACTTCAGGACTATGCTTGAGGGGGGGCACTTTAGACAGCAAAATCATgaataaaccaaaaaaagcaCACCAATGAGAAAACCATGGCACTAAATAGAATGAATAAAGGACATTTATTTACAACATGAGAGctgaaacaaaaaggcagagcATCACCTTGTTCAATGTCGGCTGGCAACATGTGCATCAGGCAACTCAAAATTTTTGCCACTCTGTACATGTCCACAAAAGCACCACAATTATCAATCTGGGCTTACAAACAGATTTTAGCAAGTagacaaattcacaaatatggaatCTGCAAAAAATAGGGATCATCTATACTAACAAACAATATAGCAGCATATATCATGACAAAGGGATATTTGTTCCAGGAATGGAAAAGTAGTTCACCTGCTCAACAATACGAAAATCAGTattatatatcacattaatataaggaaggaaaaacacaCGCACATGATGATTTCATCTGATGTAGAAAAGCACTGGGGATAAAATCTGACATCTTTTCATCATAAAAAGTATCAGCCAACTAGGAATACAAGGGAATttcctcaacatcataaagggcatttatttaaaaaaaaaaatctgcagttaCCATCTCACTCAATAGTAAAAGACTGAAagctaagatcaggaacaagacctAGATGCCCTTTCAGCCACTTCTATGTACTGGAAGTgctagccagggcaattagacaagaaaaagaaataaaagagatccaaacaagaaagggagaagtaaaataatctttatttgtagatgacatgatcttatatacagaaaatcctaaaaaacccacacacacaaaatgttagAACAAATTTAGCAAGGTtccaagatacaaaatcaacacacaaaaaccagctgcatttctatatactagcagtAAACAATTTGAAgagagaatttataaaataattccatttataatagcactgATAATAAAATACAGAGGTTAAATTTATTAATCAAGGAGGTACAAGACCAGTATACTGAAcactacaaaatattgctgaaattaaagtagacctaaataaatgaaaagacattctaGGTTTATGGATGGGGGTTCAATATTTTTAGATGGCAATACTATCCAAAGTGATCCACAGATTCTATGTAATCCTTATCAAAGTTCCAATACtccttttttgcagaaatggaaatgctgattctaaaattcatatggaattgcaagggacgccaaataaccaaaacaattctaaaaaatgaaaacaatggggcacttgggtggcttagtctgttaagcaacgactcttgatttcagctcaggtcatgaccttagggtcatgagatcgaaccccgggttgggctccatactgggcatggagcctgtttaatactgggcatggagcctgtttaagattctctctctctccccctttgcgTCCCCACCCCcgaaaatgaaaaaatgaaaacaaaactggaggattCACACTTCCCAATATCAAAATTCACTTCTAAGCCacaaagtaatcaaaacagtatggcactagCACAaaaggacagacatatagaccaaaaGAATAGAGCTGAGAGTCCTGAGATAAACTCAATATATccatggtcaattgatttttgacaaaggtgccaagaccatttaatggaggaaagaacaggctcttcaacaaatggtgctgggagaaatggatatccatatgcaaacgAATGAAGGTAGACTCCTACTTCgcacaacaaacaaaaattaactcaaaatggatcaattaTTCAACTATAAGAGCTAGAACTTCAAAACTATCGGAAAAAACACAGGGGAAAATCTTTATGAC
The DNA window shown above is from Ailuropoda melanoleuca isolate Jingjing chromosome 6, ASM200744v2, whole genome shotgun sequence and carries:
- the NCK1 gene encoding cytoplasmic protein NCK1 isoform X1; this translates as MAEEVVVVAKFDYVAQQEQELDIKKNERLWLLDDSKSWWRVRNSMNKTGFVPSNYVERKNSARKASIVKNLKDTLGIGKVKRKHSVPDSASPADDSFVDPGERLYDLNMPAYVKFNYMAEREDELSLIKGTKVIVMEKCSDGWWRGSYNGQVGWFPSNYVTEEGDSPLGDHVGSLSEKLAAVVNNLNTGQVLHVVQALYPFSSSNDEELNFEKGDVMDVIEKPENDPEWWKCRKINGTVGLVPKNYVTIMQNNPLTSGLEPSPPQCDYIRPSLTGKFAGNPWYYGKVTRHQAEMALNERGHEGDFLIRDSESSPNDFSVSLKAQGKNKHFKVQLKETVYCIGQRKFSTMEELVEHYKKAPIFTSEQGEKLYLIKHLS
- the NCK1 gene encoding cytoplasmic protein NCK1 isoform X2, coding for MDWVWGVSVLQNRPGSSLRIILSCVNKLTKENTGFLFKMDWLNVFKDFFRIGKVKRKHSVPDSASPADDSFVDPGERLYDLNMPAYVKFNYMAEREDELSLIKGTKVIVMEKCSDGWWRGSYNGQVGWFPSNYVTEEGDSPLGDHVGSLSEKLAAVVNNLNTGQVLHVVQALYPFSSSNDEELNFEKGDVMDVIEKPENDPEWWKCRKINGTVGLVPKNYVTIMQNNPLTSGLEPSPPQCDYIRPSLTGKFAGNPWYYGKVTRHQAEMALNERGHEGDFLIRDSESSPNDFSVSLKAQGKNKHFKVQLKETVYCIGQRKFSTMEELVEHYKKAPIFTSEQGEKLYLIKHLS
- the NCK1 gene encoding cytoplasmic protein NCK1 isoform X3; its protein translation is MWGFFTVSLTTRIGKVKRKHSVPDSASPADDSFVDPGERLYDLNMPAYVKFNYMAEREDELSLIKGTKVIVMEKCSDGWWRGSYNGQVGWFPSNYVTEEGDSPLGDHVGSLSEKLAAVVNNLNTGQVLHVVQALYPFSSSNDEELNFEKGDVMDVIEKPENDPEWWKCRKINGTVGLVPKNYVTIMQNNPLTSGLEPSPPQCDYIRPSLTGKFAGNPWYYGKVTRHQAEMALNERGHEGDFLIRDSESSPNDFSVSLKAQGKNKHFKVQLKETVYCIGQRKFSTMEELVEHYKKAPIFTSEQGEKLYLIKHLS